CGGCTCATCTTTCATACCTCAAGCGCGACGGAGTAACCCGGAACGGCGAGCGGGCCGAGATGTTCGATGCTGGCAGCGATCGAGCTGACGGCGTGGACTTCGCAGACCGATGCCAGGGCGACCGCCATCATTTTCGATTCATTGTCTCGCCCGAGGACGCCAGCGACATGACTGACCTCAAGGCCTTCACCCGCGATCTGGCCAAGCAGATGGAGACCGATCTCGGAACGCGGCTCGATTGGGTGGCCGTCGATCACTGGAACACGGACAACCCTCACGTCCATCTTCTCGTTCGGGGCGTCGATGAGACAGGCGCAGACCTCGTGATCTCGCGCGACTACATCAGCCGCGGCCTGCGCTCACGTGCCGAGGAGTTGGTCGCCATCGAACTTGGTCCAAGACCGGAGCATGAAATCCGCAACTCGCTGGAGAGGGAAGTCACAGCAGAGCGATGGACGCGGCTCGATCGGGAGATTCGGCTGTCAGCCGACGAAACCGGCTATATCGATCTTCGTCCTGAGAATCCGGGCAGCTCCGATCCCGAAATCCGGCGCCTGATGGTCGGCCGCCTTCAGCATTTGGAGAGGATGGGCCTTGCTGCGTCAGCTGCGCCAGGGGAGTGGATGGTCGGGCTCGAGGCTGAACGTAATCTTCGCGACCTCGGCATGCGCGGCGACATCATCAAGACTATGCATCGCGCCTTTACCGAGCGTGGGGAAGCGCGCAGCGTGTCCGACTACGTTGTCGAAGGTGAACAGCCAAGGTACCAGATTGTCGGGCGCCTGGTCGATCGAGGATTGCATGACGAGCTCACCGGCGAGGCCTACGCCCTGATCGACGGAACCGACGGTCGCGCGCACCACGTCCGGTTCCGGGGAATCGAAGCTTTCGAACATGCGCCATCCGTCGGCGGTATCGTCGAGGTCCGGCGCTTCGGTCGGGCCAATGATCCGCGTCCGACATTGGTCCTTGCGGCCCGTTCTGATCTCGATCTTGGTGAGCAGGTCACCGCGAAAGGCGCCACCTGGCTCGACCACCGGTTGGTTGAATCCAACCCCATGCCCCTCGCCATGGGCGGCTTTGGTCGCCAGACGCGCGACGCTCTCGAAGCTCGCATCGAGCATCTGGTTCGGGAAGGTCTGGCGGTACGGCAGGGCCAGCGCGTCACCTTCCAGCGTGATCTCCTGAACACGTTGCGTCGACGCGAGCTGGACGAGGTGGCAGCAAGAATCTCGGCGGAGACCAGCCTGCCTCACGTGAAGGGCGCCACCGGCGAGCACGTGGCGGGCACGTATCGTCAGCGGTTGACGCTCGCCTCGGGGCGGTTTGCCATGATTGACGACGGGCTCGGATTTCAGCTGGTGCCCTGGTCGCGCGAGCTCGAGAAAAGCTTGGGCCAGCACGTTGCCGGCACCGCGAAGGAGGGCGGCGGGATCGAATGGAGCTTCGGCCGGAAGCGCGACCTCAGCCTGTAGCTGTTTTGTCAATTGCTCGAAAGGTATTCGGGATGTCCGGAACCAAGATCCTCTGGGGACAGGTGATTGTCGTCGGCCTGATCGTCTTGCTGGCGATCTGGGGAGCGACCGAGTGGACAGCCTGGCGGCTCGCCTATCAGCCGGAGCTAGGGCGGCCGTGGTTCGCGTTGTCGGGCTTCAAGCTCTATTACCCGCCCATCTTCTTTTGGTGGTGGTTCGTCTACGACGCCTATGCCCCTCAGGTCTTTGTCGAGGGTGCATTCATCGTGGCCGCAGGGACCTTCGTTTCGATCGCGGTCGCGATCGGCATGTCGGTCTGGCGGGCGCGCGAGGCCAAGAATGTCCAGACCTACGGCTCGGCGCGGTGGGCCGATCCGCGCGAGGTGCAGGCGGCCGGACTTTTGGGTGGGGACGGAGTCGTGCTTGGCAGGTTGGCGGAGGATTACCTGCGCCACAACGGACCAGAGCATGTGCTCTGCTTTGCGCCGACCCGGTCCGGTAAGGGCGTTGGTCTTGTCGTTCCTTCCCTCCTCACGTGGCCAGACTCGGCAATCGTGCACGACATCAAGGGCGAGAACTGGCAGCTCACGGCCGGGTTTCGGTCCCGACATGGCCGGGTGTTGCTGTTCGATCCGACCAATCCAAAATCGTCTGCCTACAATCCACTTCTCGAAGTACGCCGCGGCGAATGGGAGGTTCGGGACGTCCAGAATGTTGCGGACGTGCTGGTCGATCCGGAAGGGTCGCTC
This portion of the Bradyrhizobium diazoefficiens genome encodes:
- a CDS encoding relaxase/mobilization nuclease domain-containing protein, with the protein product MTNGDSDLRIRPGRIRSTRAPKPKSFINQVLRAAKKAGHTSGQVGLGRRSAAYGRSTFGRGRLSFGRSRLFSTTRRVVVKARIVRHQGRSFRSAPLTAHLSYLKRDGVTRNGERAEMFDAGSDRADGVDFADRCQGDRHHFRFIVSPEDASDMTDLKAFTRDLAKQMETDLGTRLDWVAVDHWNTDNPHVHLLVRGVDETGADLVISRDYISRGLRSRAEELVAIELGPRPEHEIRNSLEREVTAERWTRLDREIRLSADETGYIDLRPENPGSSDPEIRRLMVGRLQHLERMGLAASAAPGEWMVGLEAERNLRDLGMRGDIIKTMHRAFTERGEARSVSDYVVEGEQPRYQIVGRLVDRGLHDELTGEAYALIDGTDGRAHHVRFRGIEAFEHAPSVGGIVEVRRFGRANDPRPTLVLAARSDLDLGEQVTAKGATWLDHRLVESNPMPLAMGGFGRQTRDALEARIEHLVREGLAVRQGQRVTFQRDLLNTLRRRELDEVAARISAETSLPHVKGATGEHVAGTYRQRLTLASGRFAMIDDGLGFQLVPWSRELEKSLGQHVAGTAKEGGGIEWSFGRKRDLSL